Proteins found in one Exiguobacterium sp. 9-2 genomic segment:
- a CDS encoding PhoH family protein, with protein MKKIYVLDTNVMLHDPLSLFQFQEHDVVIPAIVLEELDGKKRNMDEVGRNARETARILDQLRETGQLHAGVPLGNGGILRVDIGDSIYEGSPFTHESNDNKIIELAWSIHREQQTEATPRDVILVSKDILVRVKADAYGLVAEDYMTDHIADLTGLYTGFIEVTVDQEYIDAFYQDKRLSVDVLPEKVQPNEFIILKSNMSKASAIAVVDQNLPIIRALSIDVDQVWGVIPRNVQQRMAFELLLRDDVPLVTLVGKAGTGKTLLALAAGLLQVEDEHKYKKLVVARPVVPMGNDIGYLPGEMEEKLRPWMQPIYDNLEHLFNTGSGDELGNILAGMKTIQLEALTYIRGRSMPGQFIIIDEAQNLTKHEVKTILTRVGENSKIVLVGDPQQIDHPYLDEYSNGLSYAVERLKNEKMTGHVKLVKGERSNLARLAADLL; from the coding sequence ATGAAAAAAATATACGTACTTGATACCAATGTCATGCTGCACGATCCACTTTCTCTCTTTCAGTTTCAAGAGCATGATGTCGTCATACCAGCGATCGTACTAGAAGAACTGGATGGAAAAAAACGCAACATGGATGAAGTAGGGCGCAACGCCCGAGAAACAGCTCGCATTTTAGACCAATTGCGGGAAACCGGTCAGCTTCATGCGGGAGTTCCGCTTGGTAACGGTGGCATTCTTCGCGTCGATATCGGTGACTCCATTTACGAGGGCTCGCCGTTTACACATGAATCGAACGATAACAAGATTATCGAGCTCGCATGGTCGATTCATCGTGAACAACAAACTGAAGCGACGCCACGAGATGTCATTCTCGTCTCAAAAGATATCTTAGTCCGCGTTAAAGCGGATGCGTATGGATTAGTCGCTGAGGACTATATGACGGATCATATCGCTGACTTGACTGGTCTTTATACAGGATTCATCGAAGTGACCGTCGATCAGGAATATATCGATGCTTTCTATCAGGATAAACGACTTTCAGTTGATGTATTGCCGGAAAAAGTGCAACCGAATGAATTCATCATTCTAAAAAGTAATATGTCAAAAGCCTCTGCCATTGCTGTCGTTGATCAGAATTTGCCGATCATCCGGGCACTTTCGATCGATGTCGATCAAGTCTGGGGTGTTATTCCCCGAAACGTTCAACAACGGATGGCGTTTGAGTTATTACTTCGAGACGATGTACCGCTCGTTACACTCGTTGGGAAGGCAGGTACCGGAAAGACATTACTTGCACTCGCTGCGGGGCTCCTCCAAGTAGAAGACGAGCATAAATATAAAAAACTTGTCGTTGCTCGTCCAGTCGTGCCGATGGGAAATGATATTGGCTACTTGCCAGGTGAGATGGAGGAAAAGCTTCGTCCGTGGATGCAACCGATCTACGATAACCTCGAACATCTCTTTAATACGGGATCAGGAGACGAACTTGGTAACATTCTCGCGGGAATGAAGACGATTCAACTGGAAGCGTTGACATATATTCGAGGACGGAGCATGCCGGGGCAATTCATCATCATCGATGAAGCGCAGAATTTGACGAAACACGAAGTCAAGACGATTTTAACACGTGTCGGTGAAAACTCAAAAATCGTGTTAGTGGGTGATCCACAACAGATCGATCACCCGTATTTAGATGAATATTCGAACGGTTTATCCTACGCCGTAGAACGCCTTAAAAATGAGAAAATGACGGGACACGTCAAACTCGTCAAAGGGGAACGCTCGAATCTGGCGCGCCTCGCAGCCGACTTATTATAA
- a CDS encoding YlaI family protein, with protein MRVKCTICDKRETIDDWSFTAKRLRNKPVRVHLCDECRSRVEERTLERHASGQFHLYPTWETKRKHW; from the coding sequence ATGCGAGTGAAATGTACGATTTGCGATAAGCGTGAGACGATTGATGATTGGTCCTTCACGGCGAAGCGATTACGCAATAAACCAGTTCGTGTCCATCTATGTGATGAGTGTCGATCTCGCGTAGAAGAACGGACACTTGAACGCCATGCCTCTGGACAATTTCATTTATACCCTACTTGGGAAACAAAACGAAAACATTGGTAA